A single Saccopteryx bilineata isolate mSacBil1 chromosome 9, mSacBil1_pri_phased_curated, whole genome shotgun sequence DNA region contains:
- the DKK1 gene encoding dickkopf-related protein 1 — protein MTALGAVGAARVLVTLTAVALCGHPLLGVSATLNSVLNSNAIKNLPPPLGGAAGHPGSPVSVAPGVLYDGGNKYQTIDNYQPYPCAEDEECGTEEYCASPTRGGGAGAQICLACRKRRKRCMRHTMCCPGNYCKNGICMPSDHSHFHRGEIEETIIESFGNDHSTLDGYSRRTTLSSKLYHTKGQEGSVCLRSSDCATGLCCARHFWSKICKPVLKEGQVCTKHRRKGSHGLEIFQRCYCGEGLSCRIQKDHHQASNSSRLHTCQRH, from the exons ATGACGGCCCTGGGCGCAGTGGGGGCTGCTCGGGTCTTGGTCACCCTGACAGCGGTGGCTCTTTGCGGCCACCCTCTGCTCGGAGTGAGCGCCACCTTGAACTCGGTTCTCAATTCCAATGCCATCAAGAACCTGCCCCCACCGCTAGGCGGCGCTGCTGGGCACCCAGGCTCACCAGTCAGCGTGGCTCCAGGAGTTCTGTACGATGGAGGGAACAAGTATCAAACCATTGACAACTACCAG CCGTACCCCTGCGCGGAGGATGAGGAGTGCGGCACGGAGGAGTACTGCGCGAGTCCCACTCGCGGAGGTGGCGCGGGTGCGCAGATCTGCCTCGCCTGCAGGAAGCGCCGAAAACGCTGCATGCGTCACACTATGTGCTGCCCGGGCAATTACTGCAAAAACG GAATCTGTATGCCTTCTGACCACAGTCATTTCCATCGAGGGGAAATTGAGGAAACCATTATTGAAAGCTTTGGTAATGATCACAGCACCCTGGATGGGTACTCCAGAAGAACCACACTGTCTTCAAAATTGTATCATACCAAAG GACAAGAAGGTTCTGTGTGTCTTCGATCATCAGATTGTGCTACAGGGTTGTGTTGTGCTAGACACTTCTGGTCCAAGATATGTAAACCTGTCCTCAAAGAAGGTCAAGTGTGCACCAAGCACAGGAGAAAAGGCTCCCACGGGCTGGAGATATTCCAGCGTTGTTACTGTGGAGAAGGTCTGTCTTGCCGGATACAGAAAGATCACCATCAAGCCAGTAATTCTTCTAggcttcacacctgtcagagacACTAA